The following proteins are co-located in the Mycolicibacterium goodii genome:
- a CDS encoding BglII/BstYI family type II restriction endonuclease, which yields MQLTESWKNVMPQSILDRYDIAETRNAAGVLLATSPEAFADIVEVLDGFELNLDKLTTPGGNKTVIAKELDETFRVHGWREARFDQTVTTRLTIFRWTASPDPDEEQRVIETTNEYGGHKVDNVLGRAALDVEWNPKDGNLDRDLANFVGLYESGVIDSGVIVTRLGEDFRHFVRELIAAVKAVRVPKECTAWRDRMKRLADDPLGTSTTSNFTKLVPRMERGDGRGCPLLTIAITERCYVPPPDSIKDEVLRLAEALG from the coding sequence GTGCAGCTCACTGAGTCCTGGAAAAATGTCATGCCGCAGAGCATCCTAGATAGGTACGACATTGCTGAGACCCGCAATGCGGCAGGGGTGTTGTTGGCAACTAGTCCTGAAGCGTTCGCCGACATCGTGGAAGTGCTCGACGGCTTCGAACTGAACCTGGACAAGCTCACTACACCTGGTGGAAACAAGACGGTCATAGCCAAGGAGCTTGATGAGACGTTTCGGGTCCATGGTTGGAGAGAGGCGCGGTTTGACCAAACCGTCACGACGCGCCTGACCATCTTTCGATGGACGGCATCGCCCGACCCGGATGAGGAACAACGTGTCATCGAAACCACCAATGAATACGGCGGACACAAGGTGGACAACGTGCTGGGGCGCGCGGCACTGGATGTTGAGTGGAACCCGAAGGACGGAAACCTAGACCGCGACCTCGCCAACTTTGTCGGGCTGTATGAAAGCGGTGTGATCGACTCGGGCGTTATCGTCACGCGTCTCGGAGAGGACTTCCGACACTTTGTGAGGGAACTTATCGCGGCGGTGAAAGCCGTCAGAGTGCCTAAGGAATGCACGGCATGGCGCGACCGCATGAAGCGGTTGGCGGACGACCCGCTCGGCACATCGACCACATCGAATTTCACGAAGCTGGTGCCGCGAATGGAACGTGGAGATGGGCGCGGTTGTCCACTACTCACCATCGCCATTACGGAGAGGTGCTATGTCCCGCCGCCTGACTCGATCAAGGACGAAGTTCTACGCCTAGCGGAAGCGCTCGGTTGA
- a CDS encoding MT-A70 family methyltransferase: MTEMATPLRPESDPPPLPETVGGFKTVLADPPWRFTNRTGKVAPEHRRLDRYSTMSLEAIKRIPVSECVAKDAHLYLWVPNALLPDGLDVMEAWGFRYVSNIIWAKRRKDGGPDGRGVGFYFRNVTEILLFGVRGSMRTLSPARSQVNMIETRKREHSRKPDEQYPLIESCSPGPYLELFNRHPRKNWTLWGDEADEEVTPRGQVHKGYTGGPMLTPVLEPHERLTPGAQDVVGHNLRAEYEKGTSIRELASQTGYSIRRVRTLLTQAGTEIRAPGKHQ; the protein is encoded by the coding sequence ATGACCGAGATGGCGACGCCGCTGCGACCCGAGTCCGACCCCCCGCCCCTGCCTGAGACCGTCGGCGGATTCAAGACCGTACTAGCTGACCCACCGTGGCGGTTCACCAATCGCACGGGCAAAGTCGCTCCCGAACATCGACGCCTGGACCGCTACAGCACGATGAGCCTTGAAGCCATCAAGCGAATCCCCGTATCTGAATGTGTTGCCAAGGACGCACACCTCTACCTGTGGGTGCCCAACGCTCTTTTACCGGATGGTTTAGATGTCATGGAGGCGTGGGGCTTTCGCTACGTTTCCAATATCATTTGGGCGAAGCGACGGAAAGACGGCGGTCCCGATGGGCGCGGAGTCGGCTTCTATTTTCGCAACGTGACCGAGATTCTTCTGTTTGGAGTTCGCGGCTCAATGCGGACGCTGAGCCCCGCACGTTCACAAGTAAACATGATTGAGACGCGCAAGAGGGAGCACTCACGGAAACCCGATGAGCAATACCCACTCATTGAATCTTGCAGTCCTGGACCTTATTTGGAGCTATTCAATCGGCACCCGCGTAAGAACTGGACATTATGGGGGGACGAAGCCGACGAGGAAGTGACCCCACGCGGACAAGTACACAAAGGCTATACGGGCGGTCCGATGCTCACCCCCGTACTGGAACCACACGAACGATTGACCCCTGGAGCGCAAGACGTCGTAGGTCACAACCTACGCGCCGAGTACGAAAAGGGCACTAGCATAAGGGAATTAGCTTCTCAGACTGGATACAGCATCCGCCGGGTTCGTACCCTACTTACCCAAGCTGGCACTGAGATTCGCGCCCCTGGGAAGCACCAATAG
- a CDS encoding site-specific integrase, whose translation MFDDLQKQGVLVRNVVALVKSVKRAEDSPAPRGNTLTDRQIQQLINYHTGKHDELLVRFALLGLRRGELAALRWSDIDLMNGTVTISRNRTTDGNQVYEGDTKTVAGTRELTLPARLLERLHILYPSRPGRGMYVITQEKSPGRPYHPRTIDARWTHALAAADVPHVRLHDARHTTATHLHAEGVPLADIAAWLGHANAAVTARVYSHSTKRGLAAAAEALDMDA comes from the coding sequence ATGTTCGATGACCTACAGAAACAGGGTGTGTTAGTGAGAAATGTTGTGGCACTTGTTAAGTCAGTGAAACGAGCCGAGGATTCACCAGCACCACGCGGTAATACGTTGACAGACAGGCAAATTCAGCAACTCATCAACTATCACACAGGGAAACATGATGAACTATTAGTTCGGTTCGCCCTGCTTGGGCTTCGGCGCGGCGAACTCGCCGCCCTTCGATGGTCTGATATCGACCTGATGAACGGCACCGTGACGATTTCACGGAACCGCACCACGGACGGTAACCAGGTCTACGAGGGCGACACCAAGACCGTAGCGGGGACGCGAGAACTCACGCTTCCCGCCAGGCTTCTAGAACGGCTACACATCCTGTACCCATCGAGACCAGGACGAGGCATGTACGTCATCACCCAGGAAAAGAGCCCAGGACGCCCGTACCACCCCCGCACCATCGACGCTCGATGGACACATGCCCTAGCCGCCGCCGACGTTCCCCACGTGAGACTACACGACGCCAGGCACACGACAGCCACGCATCTGCACGCCGAGGGTGTGCCCCTAGCCGACATTGCGGCATGGCTTGGGCATGCTAACGCCGCCGTAACAGCCCGCGTCTACAGCCACTCCACCAAGCGGGGACTTGCCGCCGCCGCTGAGGCTCTGGACATGGACGCCTGA
- a CDS encoding MarR family winged helix-turn-helix transcriptional regulator: protein MVGMIAGRTAGDMPGLDIAEERSWQNYLDSALRLYATLNRSLVDQHHLTLNDVRLLDYLDKSPTGSARMGDLADRLMSLPSRVTRQIRRLEVLNFVVRGASPEDGRGVVAKITDEGRAAVREAMVTYGHGVRTHFLGRLSRPQIAAMGENCRRISAALKNGAPPAKIGRV, encoded by the coding sequence ATGGTGGGGATGATTGCCGGGCGCACGGCAGGAGACATGCCGGGTCTGGATATCGCCGAGGAGAGGTCGTGGCAGAACTACCTCGACTCGGCGCTGCGTTTGTACGCGACGTTGAACCGGTCGTTGGTGGACCAACATCATCTGACGCTCAATGATGTGCGTCTGCTGGACTACTTGGACAAGTCGCCTACCGGATCGGCCAGGATGGGGGATCTGGCGGACCGGTTGATGTCGCTCCCGAGCCGGGTCACCCGACAGATCCGGCGTTTGGAGGTCCTGAATTTCGTGGTGCGGGGCGCGAGCCCGGAGGACGGGCGCGGCGTGGTCGCCAAGATCACCGACGAGGGCCGCGCCGCGGTCCGCGAGGCGATGGTGACCTACGGCCACGGTGTACGCACGCACTTCCTGGGCAGGTTGTCGCGCCCCCAGATCGCTGCGATGGGAGAGAACTGCCGCCGCATCAGCGCGGCCCTGAAGAACGGAGCCCCGCCCGCCAAAATCGGTCGAGTGTAG
- a CDS encoding NAD(P)H-quinone oxidoreductase — protein sequence MHAIVTSVNDGLNWENVASIGPANGELLIKVHTAGINRADLLQAAGKYPPPPGASDVIGLEVSGTVEALGDDVSGWSVGQPVCALLAGGGYAEYVTVPAPQVLPVPDGVSLRDAAGLPEVACTVWSNVVMTAGLTAGHLLLVHGGASGIGTHAIQVAKALGARVAVTAGSEEKLALCRDLGADLTINYREEDFVERLRDGAGEGADVILDIMGAAYLDRNIDALAPGGRLVIIGMQGGVKAELNIGKLLGKRAGVIATSLRPRPVDGPGGKGEIVRAVREHVWPMIADGRVRPIIGAELPVERAREGHELLASGKVAGKVLLRVSD from the coding sequence ATGCATGCAATTGTCACCTCCGTGAACGACGGGCTGAACTGGGAAAACGTAGCCAGTATCGGACCAGCAAACGGTGAACTTCTGATCAAGGTTCACACCGCTGGGATCAATCGAGCCGACTTGCTGCAAGCCGCGGGCAAGTATCCGCCCCCGCCGGGGGCCAGTGACGTCATCGGCCTGGAGGTCTCGGGGACCGTCGAGGCGCTCGGCGATGACGTGTCCGGGTGGTCGGTGGGGCAGCCCGTGTGCGCGCTGCTGGCCGGTGGCGGCTACGCCGAATACGTCACGGTGCCCGCCCCGCAGGTGCTGCCCGTCCCCGACGGCGTGAGCCTGCGCGACGCGGCCGGCCTGCCCGAGGTGGCGTGCACGGTGTGGTCGAACGTGGTGATGACGGCGGGCCTGACGGCGGGCCATCTGCTGCTGGTACACGGCGGCGCGAGCGGTATCGGCACGCACGCCATCCAGGTGGCCAAGGCACTCGGTGCGCGCGTCGCGGTCACCGCGGGCTCCGAGGAGAAACTCGCGTTGTGCCGCGACCTGGGCGCCGACCTCACCATCAACTACCGCGAGGAGGATTTCGTCGAGCGGTTGCGCGACGGGGCCGGCGAAGGGGCCGACGTCATCCTCGACATCATGGGCGCGGCGTATCTGGACCGCAACATCGACGCGCTGGCGCCCGGCGGCCGGCTCGTCATCATCGGCATGCAGGGCGGGGTCAAGGCCGAGCTCAACATCGGCAAGTTGCTCGGCAAGCGCGCCGGCGTCATCGCGACGTCTCTGCGCCCGCGACCGGTCGACGGCCCCGGCGGCAAGGGTGAGATCGTCCGGGCCGTGCGCGAGCACGTGTGGCCGATGATCGCCGACGGCCGGGTGAGGCCGATCATCGGCGCCGAACTGCCGGTCGAGCGGGCCCGGGAGGGCCACGAACTGCTGGCCTCGGGGAAGGTGGCCGGAAAGGTCCTGCTGCGCGTCTCGGATTGA
- a CDS encoding cysteine desulfurase-like protein — MAYDVARVRGLHPTLGDGWVHFDAQSGMLVPDAVATTVSTAFRGSMPSALGPHPSARRSAAVLAAARQAVADLVNADPRGVVLGPDRAHLLTSLAEASSSRVGLGYEVVVTRLDDEANIAPWLRAANRYGAKVKWAEVDIETGELPSWQWEGLIDKPTRLVAIASASSTLGTVTDLREVTKLTHEVGGLVVVDHSAAAPYRLLDVNEIEADVVALNAVGWGGPPIGALVFRDPGLIDSFGSVSLNPYATGPARLELGVHQYGLLAGVVASIEYLSNLDETASGTRRERLEISMQSAGVYMSRLFDYLQTSLRSLPLVMVIGSPETSIPVLSFAVRDVPAERVVQRLADNGVLAIANASSRVLDVIGVNDIGGAVTIGLSHYSTTAEVDQLVRALASLG; from the coding sequence ATGGCATACGACGTCGCCCGGGTGCGTGGCTTGCACCCAACGCTGGGCGATGGGTGGGTGCATTTCGACGCCCAGAGCGGGATGTTGGTACCCGATGCGGTCGCCACCACGGTTTCCACCGCTTTTCGCGGGTCGATGCCAAGCGCACTCGGCCCCCACCCGTCCGCTCGCCGCAGCGCGGCCGTCCTCGCGGCGGCCCGCCAGGCGGTAGCCGATCTGGTCAACGCGGATCCACGGGGCGTGGTCCTCGGCCCGGACCGGGCCCACCTGCTGACCTCGCTGGCCGAGGCCTCCTCGTCTCGTGTCGGACTGGGCTACGAGGTGGTGGTGACGCGTCTGGACGACGAGGCCAACATCGCCCCGTGGCTGCGTGCGGCGAATCGTTATGGCGCCAAGGTGAAATGGGCCGAGGTTGACATCGAGACCGGTGAGCTGCCGTCGTGGCAGTGGGAAGGTCTCATCGACAAGCCGACCCGGCTGGTGGCCATCGCGTCGGCGTCGTCGACCTTGGGAACGGTCACCGACCTGCGTGAGGTCACCAAGCTGACGCACGAGGTCGGCGGTCTCGTGGTGGTCGATCACTCGGCCGCCGCGCCCTACCGGCTGCTCGACGTCAACGAGATCGAGGCCGACGTGGTCGCGCTCAACGCCGTCGGCTGGGGCGGCCCGCCGATCGGTGCCCTGGTGTTCCGCGATCCGGGCCTCATCGACTCGTTCGGATCGGTGTCGCTGAACCCCTACGCCACCGGCCCCGCCCGCCTCGAACTCGGCGTGCACCAGTACGGCCTGCTGGCCGGCGTGGTCGCGAGCATCGAGTACCTGTCCAACCTCGACGAGACGGCATCCGGGACCCGGCGTGAAAGGCTGGAGATCTCAATGCAATCCGCCGGCGTCTACATGAGCCGGTTGTTCGACTACCTGCAGACGTCGCTGCGGTCGCTGCCGCTGGTGATGGTGATCGGCAGCCCGGAGACATCCATCCCGGTGCTCAGCTTCGCGGTGCGCGACGTGCCCGCCGAGCGCGTGGTGCAGCGCCTGGCCGACAACGGCGTCCTCGCCATCGCCAACGCCAGCTCTCGCGTGCTCGACGTCATCGGGGTCAACGACATCGGCGGTGCGGTGACCATCGGTCTGTCGCACTACTCGACGACCGCCGAGGTCGACCAGCTGGTGCGGGCGCTGGCCTCCCTCGGCTGA
- a CDS encoding DUF6541 family protein, which yields MGFGFGVLIGLLLLAAPGAVIAVAGGLPAPVAVAVAPALTFGAVGLAIVPFGAIGVPWNAGTAAFAVLVSSCAAAALRRAFAGYRDRVAEDLAPSRGPALLVAAGVLLGAVLIFWAAAGGLTHWQSIPSTWDSVWHANTVRWILETGQASPTHMGELRNVETHASLYYPSAFHALTAVFSQLTGAAPTTAYTVSSVTAAVWLFPASAAILTWILLRGQTSQWRTAGAAATAAGLSASFTAVPYVEFETASMPNMTAYGIAVPVFALIVSTLRHRDRIPLAVLALLGVFSVHITGGVIVVLFVAAWWLLGVLRRPVRGRRADLVTLLAVGVPTAVLLLPQFVGVLREAEIIAGHAFVTHEGKKRALVDAVVQHTRHLNDFPIQWALIVAAAAGALYLVRKRIWWPLGTWLLLVVAIVHSSAPFGGPVGTLTGRFSDLFYSDPRRLSAVVTLLLSALAGIAVFTVVAAVIAGARRLVGRGRPQVWAAAAGLTLAVICTVSAWHYLPRHEFLFGDKYDSVMVDAKDLEAFAYLATLPDARDTVIGDANTDGTAWMYAVSGLHPLWTHYDYPVQQGPGYHRFIFWAYADDADTDPRVAQAVKALDIRYVITSTPVVGGFVMPDGLVSLGSSRSWEKIYDNGADRIYRWRGDDQPTNDR from the coding sequence GTGGGCTTCGGGTTCGGAGTGCTAATAGGACTGCTGTTGCTGGCGGCACCCGGAGCGGTCATCGCCGTTGCGGGCGGCCTGCCCGCACCCGTCGCCGTGGCGGTGGCACCTGCCTTGACGTTCGGTGCTGTCGGGCTTGCGATCGTCCCCTTCGGCGCCATCGGTGTGCCATGGAATGCGGGCACCGCCGCGTTTGCTGTGCTGGTTTCCAGTTGCGCCGCGGCGGCTTTGAGGCGGGCGTTCGCCGGCTACCGAGATCGGGTTGCCGAAGACCTCGCTCCGTCGCGGGGCCCGGCCCTGCTGGTCGCCGCCGGTGTGCTGCTCGGGGCGGTGCTGATCTTCTGGGCCGCCGCCGGAGGACTGACACACTGGCAATCGATTCCGAGCACCTGGGATTCGGTGTGGCACGCCAACACCGTGCGCTGGATCCTCGAAACCGGGCAGGCCTCGCCCACGCACATGGGTGAACTGCGCAATGTCGAGACCCACGCGAGCCTGTACTACCCGTCGGCCTTCCACGCGCTGACCGCGGTGTTCAGCCAGCTCACCGGTGCCGCGCCGACCACCGCGTACACGGTGAGTTCGGTCACCGCCGCAGTGTGGCTCTTCCCGGCCAGCGCTGCGATCCTCACGTGGATCCTGCTGCGGGGGCAGACATCACAGTGGCGCACCGCGGGGGCCGCGGCGACCGCCGCCGGGCTGTCGGCGTCCTTCACGGCCGTGCCCTATGTGGAGTTCGAGACCGCGTCGATGCCGAACATGACCGCGTACGGCATCGCGGTCCCGGTCTTCGCACTGATCGTCTCGACACTGCGGCACCGCGACCGCATCCCGTTGGCCGTGCTGGCCCTGCTCGGAGTGTTCTCGGTGCACATCACCGGCGGGGTGATCGTGGTGCTGTTCGTCGCAGCCTGGTGGCTGCTGGGCGTGCTGCGGCGTCCGGTGCGCGGGCGTCGCGCCGACCTGGTGACACTGCTGGCCGTCGGGGTTCCCACGGCGGTCCTGCTGCTGCCGCAGTTCGTCGGGGTGCTGCGCGAGGCCGAGATCATCGCCGGGCACGCGTTCGTCACCCACGAAGGCAAGAAACGCGCGCTCGTCGACGCCGTCGTGCAGCACACCCGTCACCTCAACGACTTCCCGATCCAGTGGGCGCTGATCGTCGCCGCCGCCGCAGGCGCGCTGTATCTGGTGCGCAAGCGGATCTGGTGGCCGCTGGGGACATGGCTGCTGCTGGTGGTGGCGATCGTGCACTCGTCGGCCCCGTTCGGCGGCCCGGTGGGCACTCTCACCGGCAGGTTCAGCGATCTGTTCTACAGCGACCCGCGCCGCCTGTCGGCCGTCGTGACCCTGCTGCTGTCCGCGCTCGCGGGAATCGCGGTGTTCACGGTGGTGGCCGCGGTGATCGCAGGTGCCCGCCGACTGGTGGGCCGGGGGCGACCGCAGGTCTGGGCCGCCGCTGCGGGCCTGACCCTGGCGGTGATCTGCACCGTCAGCGCGTGGCACTACCTGCCGCGGCACGAGTTCCTGTTCGGCGACAAGTACGACTCGGTGATGGTCGACGCCAAGGACCTCGAGGCGTTCGCGTACCTCGCCACGCTGCCCGACGCCCGCGACACCGTGATCGGCGACGCCAACACCGACGGCACGGCATGGATGTACGCGGTCTCGGGCCTGCACCCGCTGTGGACGCACTACGACTACCCCGTTCAGCAGGGCCCGGGCTATCACCGGTTCATCTTCTGGGCATACGCAGACGACGCGGACACCGACCCGCGGGTGGCCCAGGCCGTCAAGGCGCTCGACATCCGCTACGTGATCACGAGCACGCCGGTGGTGGGAGGGTTCGTCATGCCTGACGGGCTAGTGTCGCTAGGTAGCTCACGGTCGTGGGAGAAGATCTACGACAACGGCGCGGATCGGATCTACCGCTGGCGTGGAGACGACCAACCGACCAACGACAGATGA
- a CDS encoding bacterial proteasome activator family protein codes for MTINPDDDNIEILTGASGSSDAEGEGEGEGKSLTDLVEQPAKVMRIGTMIKQLLEEVRAAPLDDASRNRLREIHQTSIRELEDGLAPELREELERLTLPFTDDSVPSDAELRIAQAQLVGWLEGLFHGIQTALFAQQMAARAQLEQMRQGALPPGIQVPGGGQRGGTHPGTGQYL; via the coding sequence ATGACCATCAATCCGGACGACGACAACATCGAGATCCTGACTGGTGCTTCGGGCAGTTCCGACGCCGAAGGCGAAGGCGAGGGCGAGGGCAAGTCGCTCACCGACCTCGTCGAACAGCCGGCGAAGGTGATGCGCATCGGCACCATGATCAAGCAGCTGCTGGAAGAGGTGCGGGCCGCTCCGCTCGACGACGCGAGCCGCAACCGGCTGCGCGAGATCCACCAGACCAGCATCCGGGAGCTTGAGGACGGCCTCGCACCGGAGCTGCGTGAGGAGCTGGAGCGCCTGACGTTGCCCTTCACCGACGACAGCGTGCCGAGTGATGCCGAGCTGCGCATCGCCCAGGCCCAGCTGGTCGGCTGGCTGGAGGGGCTGTTCCACGGCATCCAGACCGCGCTGTTCGCGCAGCAGATGGCCGCCCGGGCCCAGCTGGAGCAGATGCGCCAGGGCGCGCTTCCGCCCGGGATCCAGGTCCCCGGCGGTGGCCAACGCGGCGGCACCCACCCCGGCACCGGGCAGTACCTGTAG
- a CDS encoding glycosyltransferase, producing MTGTEVVCAVVVTHRRRELLATSLGAVVSQDRAPDHLIVVDNDNDPQVRDLVDGQPVASTYLGSRRNLGGAGGFALGMLHAMALGADWIWLADDDGRPADATVLSTLLECARAHNLAEVSPMVCNLDDPQRLAFPLRRGLVWRRLTSELRTDGSGDLLAGIASLFNGALFRAATIDAVGVPDLRLFVRGDEVELHRRLVRSGLPFGTCLTASYLHPCGTDEFKPILGGRMHTQYPDDETKRFFTYRNRGYLLSQPGLRKLLPQEWVRFGWYFLVSRRDPAGLREWIRLRRLGRRERFQR from the coding sequence GTGACCGGCACTGAAGTCGTCTGTGCGGTCGTGGTGACCCACCGGCGCCGTGAACTGCTGGCCACATCGCTCGGCGCCGTCGTCTCACAGGACCGCGCTCCCGACCACCTGATCGTGGTCGACAACGACAACGATCCGCAGGTGCGCGACCTCGTGGACGGCCAGCCAGTCGCGTCGACGTACCTGGGGTCGCGCCGGAACCTCGGCGGCGCAGGCGGTTTCGCGTTGGGCATGTTGCATGCGATGGCCCTCGGCGCGGACTGGATCTGGCTGGCCGACGACGACGGCAGGCCCGCCGACGCGACCGTGCTCTCGACGCTGCTCGAGTGCGCGCGGGCGCACAACCTGGCCGAGGTGTCGCCCATGGTGTGCAATCTCGACGATCCGCAGCGGCTTGCGTTCCCACTGCGCCGCGGCCTGGTGTGGCGCCGCCTGACGTCGGAACTGCGCACCGACGGCAGCGGCGACCTGCTGGCGGGCATCGCGTCGCTGTTCAACGGCGCCCTGTTCCGCGCCGCCACGATCGACGCGGTCGGCGTCCCGGATCTGCGACTGTTCGTGCGCGGCGACGAGGTGGAACTGCACCGCCGCCTGGTTCGCTCCGGCCTGCCGTTCGGAACCTGTTTGACCGCAAGCTATCTGCATCCGTGCGGCACCGACGAGTTCAAACCGATCCTCGGCGGGCGCATGCACACGCAATACCCCGACGACGAGACCAAGCGGTTTTTCACCTACCGCAACCGCGGCTACCTGTTGTCGCAACCGGGTCTGCGCAAGCTTCTGCCGCAGGAATGGGTGCGCTTCGGCTGGTACTTTCTGGTGTCACGCCGCGACCCAGCTGGTCTGCGCGAGTGGATTCGACTGCGGCGGTTGGGCAGACGTGAAAGGTTCCAGCGATGA
- a CDS encoding ABC transporter permease — protein sequence MTFTDAAAQSKTMARARRDLVEGLNKRELWLHLGWQDIKQRYRRSVLGPFWITIATGATAVAMGVLYSKLFKLELAEHLPYVTLGLIVWNLINASILEGAEVFIANEGLIKQLPTPLSVHVYRLVWRQIILFAHNIIIFVVIAIIYPKPWKWTDLAVIPALGLIMLNMVWVALCFGILATRYRDIGPLLASVVQLLFFMTPIIWNESTLQQQGAGSWARIVEINPLLHYLDIVRAPLLGADQELRHWLVVLAFTVIGWTFAAFAMRQYRGRVPYWV from the coding sequence ATGACGTTCACCGACGCGGCAGCGCAGTCGAAGACCATGGCCCGCGCCCGCCGCGACCTGGTCGAGGGTTTGAACAAACGCGAACTGTGGCTGCACCTGGGCTGGCAGGACATCAAGCAGCGCTATCGCCGCAGCGTGCTCGGACCGTTCTGGATCACCATCGCCACCGGTGCGACCGCCGTGGCGATGGGCGTGCTGTACTCCAAGCTGTTCAAGCTGGAACTCGCCGAGCATCTGCCGTACGTGACGCTGGGCCTGATCGTCTGGAACCTGATCAACGCGTCGATCCTCGAAGGCGCCGAGGTGTTCATCGCCAACGAGGGGCTGATCAAACAGCTTCCGACGCCGTTGAGCGTGCACGTCTACCGGCTGGTGTGGCGGCAGATCATCCTGTTCGCCCACAACATCATCATCTTCGTGGTCATCGCGATCATCTATCCCAAACCGTGGAAGTGGACCGATCTCGCGGTCATCCCGGCGCTGGGGCTGATCATGTTGAACATGGTGTGGGTCGCATTGTGTTTCGGGATCCTGGCGACCCGCTACCGCGACATCGGGCCGCTGCTCGCCAGCGTCGTGCAGTTGCTGTTCTTCATGACGCCGATCATCTGGAACGAGTCGACGCTGCAACAGCAGGGCGCGGGTTCGTGGGCCAGGATCGTCGAGATCAATCCGCTGCTGCACTATCTCGACATCGTGCGGGCGCCGCTGCTGGGCGCCGACCAGGAACTGCGGCACTGGCTCGTGGTCCTGGCCTTCACGGTGATCGGCTGGACGTTCGCCGCCTTCGCGATGCGCCAGTACCGCGGCCGGGTGCCCTACTGGGTCTGA
- a CDS encoding zf-TFIIB domain-containing protein yields the protein MSIPPYEPPKSPPPTNTGNTLLCPKCAGVMKTYERNGIHLEQCDTCRGIFLDFGELEALTQMENRFVQSAPPPMPPQQHGYGGYTDYGPGWGHRGNTHYRKQGFGRLFFSS from the coding sequence ATGAGCATCCCGCCATACGAACCGCCCAAGTCGCCCCCACCGACGAACACCGGCAACACGCTGCTGTGTCCGAAGTGCGCGGGCGTGATGAAGACCTACGAACGCAACGGCATACACCTGGAGCAGTGCGACACGTGCCGGGGCATCTTCCTCGACTTCGGCGAGCTTGAGGCCCTCACCCAGATGGAGAACCGGTTCGTGCAGTCGGCTCCCCCGCCCATGCCGCCGCAGCAGCACGGCTACGGCGGCTACACCGACTACGGACCGGGCTGGGGCCACCGCGGCAACACGCACTACCGCAAGCAGGGCTTCGGGCGGCTCTTCTTCTCGAGCTGA
- a CDS encoding phosphotransferase family protein, which translates to MRSRSGAQLTLHDGIVHKLHRPGTDPRALTARLRAAAAVDELLTPISGTPERIGERWRTRWPYVETLAPEPESVTWPDIARLLARLHLAAFEHRLPVHGWPARLRRAVALARGNATVVRAAAGLPTQTWRGGSAGRPHTLVHGDFHLGQVARRGSDDDWCLIDIDDLGVGDPAWDLARPAGFWAVGLIPDADWTAFVDAYRAAGGPALPPGDPWPVLEPFARAAVIQAAANHPDDDMLLTACAQMPQLPQLEKKSRPKPCLR; encoded by the coding sequence ATGCGGTCCCGGTCCGGTGCACAGTTGACGCTGCACGATGGAATCGTGCACAAGTTGCACCGGCCGGGCACCGACCCGCGTGCCCTGACCGCACGGTTGCGTGCCGCGGCGGCGGTCGACGAGTTGCTCACGCCGATCTCTGGCACCCCGGAGCGCATCGGGGAACGTTGGCGCACGCGGTGGCCGTATGTGGAAACGCTTGCCCCGGAACCGGAATCGGTGACATGGCCGGACATCGCACGTCTGCTGGCCCGCCTGCACCTCGCCGCGTTCGAGCACCGGCTGCCCGTACACGGCTGGCCCGCCCGGTTGCGCCGGGCGGTTGCGCTCGCGCGCGGAAATGCGACGGTGGTGCGGGCGGCGGCGGGCCTGCCCACCCAGACGTGGCGGGGTGGTTCGGCCGGGCGGCCGCACACTCTGGTGCACGGGGACTTCCATCTCGGCCAGGTGGCTCGGCGGGGATCGGACGACGACTGGTGTCTCATCGACATCGACGACCTCGGCGTCGGCGACCCGGCGTGGGATCTGGCCCGCCCGGCCGGGTTCTGGGCCGTAGGCCTGATCCCCGACGCGGACTGGACGGCGTTCGTCGACGCCTACCGGGCGGCCGGAGGTCCGGCCCTGCCGCCGGGCGATCCGTGGCCCGTGCTCGAACCGTTCGCGCGCGCCGCGGTGATCCAGGCCGCCGCCAACCACCCGGATGACGACATGCTGCTGACGGCGTGCGCGCAGATGCCTCAGCTGCCTCAGCTCGAGAAGAAGAGCCGCCCGAAGCCCTGCTTGCGGTAG